Proteins encoded together in one Riemerella anatipestifer window:
- a CDS encoding DUF4153 domain-containing protein: MKLLNNALKNLKKVVASYPMVLLSALISYIAIVTTTIWDTKSDFVYNMTVIAFVSATGMGLFFSIKKLSDVIGKKWILNILGVVLLVGYYAIFPNGENKFSSQFETFKFIVIIVAAIIHLFISVAPFLPKVKNEYSFWNYNKNLFVNFVLSSIFSGVLAAGILSAINIFNSLFGINDNYKIYPILFSGISILGNTIIFLLFEERSREEERTSTVTEFPIALKFFTQYILIPLLFIYLVMMYLYAAKIIFLWELPKGLVSITVISYSLVGIFALLLVHPLKNEDSKSWVKWFSKIFYFSLVPMLVLLFVAIFTRLFDYGVTESRYFVLLMAIWITLCTFYFIFRKKTSISFIPKSLMAFLIFALIFPYFNVFSASKRSQLNRLHQVLSENGLLVNGKINFNKVIKRSVFYEISDSGRYLINRNAKDELAQYLDEKHIKNLNKEYPSFVEYDDFTTINDETGSITERGNEYKYFNLKDRTQAIPFDGKGWILSTEYDNNAELTIENKSLKINSSLLISLDNKEVNFAPDITEFAKNTPSGEVEEMAFTKNLEGYRITIYINRIDYNVEKEEVTYANIELITIQKL, translated from the coding sequence ATAATATGACGGTTATTGCCTTTGTTTCTGCCACGGGGATGGGCTTATTCTTTTCTATAAAAAAACTAAGTGATGTTATCGGTAAAAAGTGGATTCTTAATATCTTGGGCGTAGTGCTATTAGTGGGATATTACGCTATTTTCCCCAATGGTGAAAACAAATTCAGCTCTCAGTTTGAAACCTTTAAATTTATAGTTATTATTGTGGCCGCAATTATCCATTTATTTATTTCGGTAGCTCCTTTTTTACCAAAGGTTAAAAATGAATACTCCTTCTGGAACTATAACAAAAATTTGTTTGTTAACTTCGTACTGTCCTCTATTTTTAGTGGTGTTCTAGCGGCTGGAATTCTTTCAGCCATCAATATTTTTAATAGTTTATTTGGCATCAATGATAATTATAAAATATATCCTATCTTATTTTCTGGCATATCCATTTTAGGGAATACCATCATTTTCCTCCTTTTTGAAGAAAGAAGCAGAGAAGAAGAACGCACCAGTACTGTAACAGAGTTCCCTATCGCACTCAAATTCTTTACCCAATACATACTTATTCCACTTCTGTTCATCTATTTAGTGATGATGTACCTGTATGCTGCCAAGATTATTTTCTTATGGGAACTCCCTAAAGGCTTGGTATCTATCACTGTGATTAGCTATTCTTTGGTAGGGATATTCGCATTGCTTTTGGTACACCCACTAAAAAATGAAGACAGTAAATCTTGGGTTAAATGGTTCTCCAAAATATTTTATTTCTCACTTGTGCCAATGCTAGTATTACTATTTGTGGCGATTTTCACTCGTTTGTTTGATTATGGAGTTACAGAGTCTAGATATTTTGTCCTTTTAATGGCGATATGGATTACCTTGTGCACCTTTTATTTCATTTTTAGAAAGAAGACTTCCATATCGTTTATCCCTAAAAGTTTGATGGCATTTTTAATCTTTGCGTTAATTTTCCCTTACTTCAATGTATTTTCAGCATCTAAGAGAAGCCAGCTAAACCGTTTACATCAGGTATTGTCTGAAAACGGACTGCTCGTGAATGGCAAAATCAATTTTAATAAAGTGATAAAGCGTTCTGTTTTTTATGAAATTAGTGATTCAGGAAGGTACTTAATTAACCGAAATGCAAAAGATGAACTCGCCCAATACCTTGATGAAAAACACATTAAAAACCTAAACAAAGAGTACCCTTCTTTTGTAGAATATGACGATTTTACCACTATAAATGATGAAACAGGAAGCATTACTGAAAGAGGTAATGAATATAAATACTTCAACTTAAAAGACAGAACACAAGCGATACCTTTTGACGGCAAAGGCTGGATTCTAAGTACTGAATATGATAACAATGCCGAACTAACAATAGAAAACAAATCGTTGAAGATAAATAGTAGCCTACTCATAAGCCTAGATAACAAAGAAGTAAATTTTGCACCAGATATTACTGAGTTTGCTAAAAACACTCCTTCGGGCGAAGTAGAAGAAATGGCATTCACAAAAAACCTTGAGGGCTACCGTATAACGATATACATTAACCGTATTGATTATAATGTTGAAAAAGAAGAAGTAACCTATGCGAATATAGAGCTTATTACAATTCAAAAACTTTAA
- a CDS encoding acyl-CoA thioesterase, with protein MSVFYHKFEVRWSDIDANRHLANSAYVQYCAQTRMAFMNQHKMGLAQLNRWGIGPVLLHEKYSFFKEIYADQTVYVSLEVSGVSEDASIYAFTHKFYLPDGTHCATSEVVGVWIDTMLRKTTTPPDDILVSLAPYKTENTKNLSREDIKNLPFRPENIDPSVFQS; from the coding sequence ATGTCAGTATTCTACCATAAATTTGAAGTGCGTTGGAGCGATATAGACGCCAACAGACACCTTGCCAACTCAGCCTATGTGCAATATTGTGCCCAAACAAGAATGGCTTTTATGAACCAACACAAAATGGGATTAGCACAGCTTAATCGTTGGGGAATTGGTCCCGTACTTCTTCACGAAAAGTATTCGTTTTTTAAAGAAATTTATGCAGACCAAACGGTTTATGTTTCGTTGGAGGTTTCGGGCGTGTCAGAAGATGCCAGCATCTATGCTTTTACTCACAAGTTTTATCTGCCTGACGGCACCCATTGTGCAACTTCGGAAGTAGTGGGCGTATGGATAGATACTATGTTACGAAAAACCACTACGCCACCTGATGATATTTTGGTAAGTTTAGCACCTTATAAAACAGAAAACACCAAAAATCTAAGTAGAGAAGACATCAAAAATCTTCCTTTCAGACCAGAAAATATAGACCCTTCTGTTTTTCAATCTTAA
- the thiL gene encoding thiamine-phosphate kinase, which yields MLEEKKMALTPVSQLGEFGLIKHLTDKFSLKNTSSELGIGDDATIINPENKKVVVSTDVLAEGVHFNLGYVPLKHLGYKAVVVNLSDIAAMNATPTQILVSVAASNRFPVEAFDEIYAGIALACERYNVDLVGGDTTSSQAGLILNITAIGLAHENELAKRSGAKPNDLLVVTGDLGGAYMGLQILEREHSVYLTNPNMQPEMEGYDYILERQLKPEARTDIKKTLTELDITPTSMIDISDGLASEILHLSDQSQVGFRLYEEKIPMDTLTITTADEFNLNPAMAALNGGEDYELLFTISPNDYEKIRNHPDFTIIGHATELEQGNYLVLRGSEQLTPLTAQGWDALLSK from the coding sequence ATGTTAGAAGAAAAGAAAATGGCACTTACTCCAGTTTCTCAATTAGGAGAGTTTGGACTGATAAAACACTTAACCGATAAATTCAGTTTAAAAAACACCTCTTCGGAACTAGGCATAGGAGATGATGCTACCATCATCAATCCAGAAAACAAAAAAGTAGTTGTTTCTACCGATGTTTTAGCAGAAGGCGTACATTTTAATTTAGGTTATGTTCCACTAAAGCACCTAGGGTATAAGGCTGTTGTAGTCAATCTCAGTGATATTGCAGCTATGAATGCCACACCTACACAAATATTAGTTTCTGTGGCGGCTTCCAACCGTTTTCCTGTAGAGGCTTTTGACGAAATTTATGCAGGTATCGCTTTAGCTTGCGAACGCTACAATGTAGACCTTGTAGGTGGTGATACTACCAGCTCTCAAGCAGGACTTATATTGAACATTACAGCCATAGGACTCGCACACGAAAATGAATTAGCCAAACGAAGCGGTGCTAAACCTAACGACCTATTAGTAGTTACAGGAGATTTAGGCGGTGCATATATGGGGCTGCAAATTCTAGAACGAGAACATTCGGTGTACTTAACCAATCCTAATATGCAACCCGAAATGGAAGGCTACGACTATATCCTAGAACGCCAACTAAAGCCCGAAGCGAGAACAGACATTAAAAAGACTTTAACCGAATTGGACATCACTCCAACCTCAATGATAGATATTTCTGATGGATTGGCTTCGGAGATACTGCACTTGTCAGATCAAAGCCAAGTAGGTTTTAGGCTGTACGAAGAGAAAATACCTATGGATACTCTTACCATAACTACGGCAGATGAGTTTAATCTAAACCCTGCAATGGCAGCCCTTAACGGTGGCGAAGACTATGAACTCTTATTCACCATTTCGCCAAACGATTATGAAAAGATAAGAAACCACCCAGATTTTACCATTATTGGTCATGCTACAGAGCTAGAACAAGGCAATTATTTGGTACTGAGAGGAAGCGAACAGCTCACACCACTTACCGCACAAGGCTGGGACGCATTACTTTCAAAGTAA
- a CDS encoding GLPGLI family protein: MKQIENIVIFLGLIFSTLLLAQKKDENTLEVEFAYLSKAKLDKTNSFVDEEVFLLQVLKDKAFFFSENMAKNDSARQSDIYRVLAATPKGQPIRVTMSDRLKSKYDYSVLQTSQENQYFEGNGSSSYTYKEPVIKDWKLINESETINTFSCKKATLHYKGRDWVAWYAPEIPLPYGPYKFTGLPGLVVKIESEDGEFSFELVKSTFKDNLNGKALSLQDSRYKKATPATFSEIRKMKKSNIERLVAEAVSMGIDTSAENVRNLLERQKRKLHNFENENLIEKTEH, translated from the coding sequence ATGAAACAAATAGAGAATATAGTAATATTTTTAGGCTTAATTTTCTCCACATTATTATTAGCTCAAAAGAAGGATGAAAATACGCTGGAAGTAGAATTTGCCTATCTTTCAAAGGCGAAATTGGATAAAACTAATTCTTTCGTAGATGAGGAAGTTTTTCTTTTGCAGGTTTTAAAGGACAAGGCTTTCTTTTTTAGTGAAAATATGGCGAAAAATGACTCTGCAAGACAAAGTGATATTTACAGAGTTCTTGCCGCCACACCAAAAGGACAACCTATTCGGGTTACAATGTCTGATAGATTGAAAAGCAAATATGATTATAGTGTTTTACAAACCAGCCAAGAAAATCAGTATTTTGAGGGAAATGGAAGTAGTTCATATACTTATAAAGAGCCAGTCATCAAAGATTGGAAATTGATAAATGAAAGCGAAACCATCAATACTTTTAGTTGCAAAAAAGCAACGTTACATTACAAGGGTAGAGATTGGGTGGCTTGGTATGCCCCAGAGATTCCGTTGCCTTACGGACCTTATAAATTTACAGGCTTGCCAGGTTTGGTGGTGAAAATAGAAAGTGAAGATGGCGAGTTTAGTTTTGAATTGGTAAAATCTACATTCAAAGATAACCTCAACGGCAAAGCACTTTCTTTACAAGATTCGCGATACAAAAAGGCTACCCCAGCCACCTTTTCAGAAATACGAAAAATGAAGAAAAGCAACATAGAAAGGCTTGTGGCAGAGGCTGTCAGTATGGGGATTGATACTTCTGCGGAAAATGTGAGAAATTTATTGGAAAGACAAAAACGAAAACTTCATAATTTTGAAAATGAAAATCTGATAGAAAAAACAGAACATTGA
- the bioB gene encoding biotin synthase BioB: MIKQNWTTQEILDIYNLPFLELIYKAATIHRQYHDPNKIQVSSLISVKTGGCPEDCGYCPQAARYHTEVKIHEMLPVNQVKAQALRAKQNGISRVCLGAAWRNVKDGPDFDHVLDMVREVTKLDMEVCCTLGMLTENQAKRLEEAGLYAYNHNIDSSEEYYKEVISTRAFEDRLETINNVRKTSITLCSGGIIGMGESVEDRCGMLKVLANMMPQPESVPINALVAVEGTPMEDQEPVNIFEFVRMVATARIVLPKTQVRLSAGRTEFSKEGQTLCFFAGANSIFAGDKLLTTPNPDINEDKTLFNLLGIKPQQPFEKHPKREVVDKENSRYTALGENPKWTRPNHKIPRNEEKRKSSNFLKDNE; encoded by the coding sequence ATGATTAAACAAAACTGGACCACTCAGGAAATATTAGACATATACAATCTTCCTTTTTTGGAACTTATCTATAAAGCGGCTACTATTCATCGCCAATACCACGACCCTAATAAAATACAAGTATCCTCACTCATTTCTGTAAAAACAGGAGGTTGCCCAGAAGATTGTGGTTATTGCCCTCAAGCAGCAAGATACCACACAGAGGTTAAAATCCACGAGATGTTACCTGTAAACCAAGTGAAAGCTCAAGCCTTAAGAGCCAAGCAAAATGGTATTTCTAGAGTGTGTCTAGGGGCAGCGTGGAGAAACGTAAAAGACGGTCCTGACTTTGACCATGTATTAGATATGGTAAGAGAGGTAACTAAACTAGATATGGAAGTATGTTGCACCCTAGGAATGCTTACCGAAAATCAAGCTAAAAGACTAGAAGAAGCTGGGCTATACGCCTATAACCATAATATAGACAGTTCCGAAGAATATTATAAAGAAGTGATTTCTACCCGTGCTTTTGAAGACCGATTAGAAACCATCAATAATGTAAGAAAAACCTCTATCACCCTTTGTTCTGGAGGGATTATTGGTATGGGAGAAAGTGTGGAAGATCGCTGTGGAATGCTAAAAGTTTTAGCCAATATGATGCCGCAGCCCGAAAGTGTTCCAATCAATGCTTTGGTTGCCGTAGAAGGAACACCTATGGAAGACCAAGAACCTGTAAACATTTTTGAGTTTGTAAGAATGGTAGCTACTGCTAGAATTGTTTTGCCTAAAACTCAAGTAAGACTTTCCGCAGGAAGAACCGAGTTCTCTAAGGAAGGACAAACCCTTTGTTTCTTTGCAGGTGCCAATTCTATTTTTGCAGGAGATAAACTATTAACCACCCCTAACCCTGATATTAACGAAGACAAAACCTTATTTAACCTATTAGGAATAAAACCTCAACAGCCTTTTGAAAAACACCCCAAAAGAGAGGTAGTGGATAAAGAAAATAGCCGATACACTGCTCTAGGAGAAAACCCTAAATGGACGAGGCCTAATCATAAAATCCCAAGAAACGAAGAGAAAAGAAAATCTAGTAACTTTCTAAAAGATAATGAATAA
- a CDS encoding DUF502 domain-containing protein, with the protein MNKNINDYLGLFLRSFLQGLVIIGPVAATVWIIWYIVSSIDNIIPSIAEKFPGLIFILVISSTALIGWLGNKFLLGRILVDSMDYLLEHTPGIKFIYTSLKDVMSSFVGDKKKFNIPVLIKTNDSPEVWRVGFLTQKDVSIMGLQGHVSVYLPHSYAVSGWVVLVESKNVKLLENINAADAMKFAVSGGVAGFPNDTTSRKKENTVS; encoded by the coding sequence ATGAATAAAAATATAAACGATTACCTTGGGCTCTTCCTTCGTTCTTTTTTGCAAGGATTAGTTATTATTGGTCCCGTTGCAGCAACGGTATGGATTATTTGGTATATTGTTTCTAGCATAGACAACATTATACCTTCCATTGCGGAAAAGTTTCCAGGGCTTATCTTTATATTGGTAATCAGCAGTACGGCACTTATAGGCTGGCTTGGTAATAAATTTTTATTAGGAAGAATCTTAGTAGATAGTATGGATTATCTACTTGAGCATACGCCAGGTATCAAATTTATTTACACTTCTTTAAAAGATGTAATGTCTTCTTTTGTTGGAGACAAAAAGAAATTTAACATACCTGTACTCATCAAAACTAATGATTCTCCAGAAGTTTGGAGAGTAGGCTTTCTTACTCAAAAAGATGTTTCTATCATGGGACTTCAGGGGCATGTATCCGTCTATCTTCCACACTCCTATGCTGTTTCTGGCTGGGTTGTTCTAGTAGAAAGCAAAAATGTAAAATTATTAGAAAATATCAACGCTGCTGATGCCATGAAATTTGCTGTAAGTGGTGGAGTT